Proteins encoded by one window of Dreissena polymorpha isolate Duluth1 chromosome 11, UMN_Dpol_1.0, whole genome shotgun sequence:
- the LOC127851002 gene encoding hemicentin-1-like isoform X1, with the protein MFGITFGVFFIWIIGVFISSSDGVVLKLTPPCQRRCTVIAGSAFNITCQRSDTAVAWFTWYLENGHTRDRSNALTQTQASATEGVNSTLSFIPERKHHGWNLYCLANSIENNRFIHSEKPRLQVLYGPEKPLIKVGGQYINLNTVSIIEGKNISVECLGDSNPLPTVTWYKESSQQNGMWLNFTNIGRHSDGAFKCSLENQMKASDNNERYGRNESYLNLEILTPPTAPIISYNGNHILKSITIIEGKYYDFYCTSSGKPSPQINWQLLNRTTEHHVLQIRNVGALQNTTITCCAKNHMIPAVGVPEHGSECTHLNLNVLHKPKFAFNDAYAVTENDSFNITCTKQNINTVITWTRQGDEDWSESHNTIYWTEVRRENAGNYTCKFRYSITDSFNHFISGDSEYSFHFNVEYPASVIKFEAVGHSDSVVVNENKSVTFRCNATGNPSPTIRIKNNNRVLKQRNAISLGNKEIMTCAHTGKYSCYARNIINEEESTSKDIDVFVMCSPRPASNMLSEFNFTTTLHSTVILNFTVIAYPEPKPSDYVWKKCDVEESNGTFQCVPLVDERHFNVSIVNLTSYLTISDFTQHDIGRYMLSVENGVGDAWNQTFLVVIKDKPEAPLLFYESTAPHSVILTMTAGYSGGISQSIILLYKNIHASEWIKVDAISDVPTNYTFSCTLTGLDSNINYTAITYASNELGNSTTVSIYFTPAVLEKSYKPGAPLLFYESTAPHSVILTTTAGYSGGISQSIILLYKNIHASEWIKVDAFSDVPTNYTFSCTLTGLDSNINYTAITYASNELGNSTTVSIYFTPAVLEKSSLTYSLAGGGIGLLVCIVVAFVVYKFKCRHHSGVIKIKADRDEVVENPMYIPAGDSFFYQVSRIIPELPHPSADDATIYSSPYSYGKEAPYDAEKNVSENIYHNVYDDVQCGEFEEDEFWSDFSDEDCEVNSSEVGQSASTL; encoded by the exons atgTTTGGAATTACTTTTGGTGTATTCTTTATTTGGATAATAG GTGTCTTTATAAGTTCGTCAGATGGCGTTGTGCTTAAACTGACTCCTCCGTGCCAGAGAAGATGCACTGTTATTGCTGGGTCCGCTTTCAATATCACGTGTCAACGTTCAGATACTGCTGTGGCATGGTTCACGTGGTACCTTGAAAATGGTCATACACGTGATCGCTCTAATGCGCTAACCCAAACACAGGCATCAGCAACAGAGGGCGTCAACAGTACACTTAGTTTTATTCCTGAAAGAAAACACCATGGATGGAACCTTTACTGTTTGGCAAATTCTATTGAGAATAATCGCTTTATTCATTCAGAGAAACCACGACTACAAGTGTTAT ATGGACCAGAAAAACCCTTGATCAAAGTAGGAGGACAATACATTAACTTAAACACTGTAAGTATAATAGAAGGAAAAAACATCTCCGTAGAGTGCTTGGGAGACAGCAACCCATTGCCCACAGTAACTTGGTACAAAGAAAGTTCTCAACAAAATGGGATGTGGCTTAACTTTACAAACATTGGCCGTCATAGCGATGGGGCATTTAAATGTTCTTTGGAAAATCAAATGAAAGCATCAGACAACAACGAGCGATATGGGAGAAACGAAAGTTATCTAAATTTGGAAATTCTCA cACCACCAACGGCACCTATCATAAGTTACAACGGTAATCACATTCTAAAGAGTATCACCATCATCGAGGGAAAATACTATGACTTTTACTGTACTAGTTCAGGAAAACCATCACCTCAGATTAATTGGCAACTGTTGAATAGAACGACTGAACATCACGTATTACAAATCCGTAATGTTGGCGCATTACAAAACACGACAATCACATGTTGCGCCAAGAACCACATGATACCAGCAGTTGGTGTTCCGGAGCATGGATCGGAATGCACACATCTGAATCTGAATGTTTTAC ATAAACCAAAGTTTGCTTTCAATGACGCGTATGCTGTAACAGAGAACGATTCGTTCAACATAacatgtacaaaacaaaacattaacacggTTATCACGTGGACGAGGCAAGGAGACGAGGATTGGTCAGAGAGCCACAACACAATATACTGGACAGAAGTCAGAAGGGAGAACGCTGGCAATTATACCTGCAAATTTCGATATTCGATCACGGATTCGTTTAATCATTTCATCAGCGGTGACTCTGAATATTCATTCCATTTCAATGTTGAAT ATCCAGCGAGTGTAATTAAGTTTGAGGCTGTGGGACACAGTGACTCTGTCGTTGTAAATGAGAACAAAAGCGTGACCTTCAGATGTAACGCCACAGGGAATCCTAGTCCAACAATACGAATAAAGAACAACAATCGTGTACTAAAGCAACGAAATGCGATTTCTCTCGGAAATAAGGAAATCATGACATGCGCACACACGGGAAAATATTCGTGCTATGCCAGGAATATCATAAACGAAGAAGAGTCAACATCTAAAGACATCGACGTTTTCGTTATgt GCTCACCTCGACCTGCTTCAAACATGCTTTCAGAGTTTAACTTCACGACTACTCTACATTCAACTGTAATACTGAACTTCACAGTGATTGCCTATCCAGAACCAAAGCCTTCAGATTATGTTTGGAAGAAATGTGATGTTGAAGAATCGAATGGAACTTTTCAATGCGTCCCACTTGTTGACGAAAGGCACTTTAACGTCTCGATAGTTAATTTAACCTCGTATCTAACGATTTCAGATTTCACTCAGCATGATATTGGTCGCTATATGTTGTCTGTAGAAAATGGTGTTGGTGACGCATGGAATCAGACGTTCCTCGTCGTGATCAAAG ataAGCCCGAAGCACCGCTGTTGTTTTATGAAAGCACAGCTCCGCATTCCGTCATTCTAACAATGACTGCAGGCTATAGCGGTGGTATCTCACAGTCAATAATACTCCTTTACAAAAACATACACGCTTCGGAATGGATCAAAGTAGATGCGATTAGTGATGTTCCCACAAACTATACCTTTTCGTGCACATTGACTGGGTTAGATTCCAACATAAACTACACTGCAATTACATATGCCAGCAATGAATTAGGGAATTCCACAACTGTGTCGATATACTTCACACCTGCGGTACTCGAAAAATCAT ATAAGCCCGGAGCACCGCTGTTGTTTTATGAAAGCACAGCTCCGCATTCCGTCATTCTAACAACGACTGCAGGCTATAGCGGTGGTATCTCACAGTCAATAATACTCCTTTACAAAAACATACACGCTTCGGAATGGATCAAAGTAGATGCGTTTAGTGATGTTCCAACAAACTATACCTTTTCGTGCACATTGACTGGGTTAGATTCCAACATAAACTACACTGCAATTACATATGCCAGCAATGAATTAGGGAATTCCACAACTGTGTCGATATACTTTACACCTGCGGTACTCGAAAAATCAT CACTGACGTATTCACTTGCTGGCGGCGGTATTGGTTTGTTGGTCTGTATTGTTGTGGCATTTGTGGTTTACAAGTTCAAATGTCGTCATCATAGCGGAGTTATCAAAATCAAAGCGGACAGGG ATGAGGTCGTTGAGAACCCAATGTATATTCCTGCAGGCGATTCTTTTTTCTACCAAGTGTCCAGAATTATTCCAG AATTACCTCATCCTTCGGCGGATGATGCAACAATATACAGCTCTCCATACTCTTATGGG AAAGAAGCACCGTACGATGCAGAGAAAAATGTTTCGGAAAACATTTACCATAACGTTTATGATGATGTTCAATGTGGCGAGTTTGAGGAAGATGAATTCTGGTCTGACTTTAGTGATGAAGATTGCGAGGTCAACTCTTCTGAAGTCGGACAATCAGCCTCAACACTTTGA
- the LOC127851002 gene encoding hemicentin-1-like isoform X2: protein MFGITFGVFFIWIIGVFISSSDGVVLKLTPPCQRRCTVIAGSAFNITCQRSDTAVAWFTWYLENGHTRDRSNALTQTQASATEGVNSTLSFIPERKHHGWNLYCLANSIENNRFIHSEKPRLQVLYGPEKPLIKVGGQYINLNTVSIIEGKNISVECLGDSNPLPTVTWYKESSQQNGMWLNFTNIGRHSDGAFKCSLENQMKASDNNERYGRNESYLNLEILTPPTAPIISYNGNHILKSITIIEGKYYDFYCTSSGKPSPQINWQLLNRTTEHHVLQIRNVGALQNTTITCCAKNHMIPAVGVPEHGSECTHLNLNVLHKPKFAFNDAYAVTENDSFNITCTKQNINTVITWTRQGDEDWSESHNTIYWTEVRRENAGNYTCKFRYSITDSFNHFISGDSEYSFHFNVEYPASVIKFEAVGHSDSVVVNENKSVTFRCNATGNPSPTIRIKNNNRVLKQRNAISLGNKEIMTCAHTGKYSCYARNIINEEESTSKDIDVFVMCSPRPASNMLSEFNFTTTLHSTVILNFTVIAYPEPKPSDYVWKKCDVEESNGTFQCVPLVDERHFNVSIVNLTSYLTISDFTQHDIGRYMLSVENGVGDAWNQTFLVVIKDKPGAPLLFYESTAPHSVILTTTAGYSGGISQSIILLYKNIHASEWIKVDAFSDVPTNYTFSCTLTGLDSNINYTAITYASNELGNSTTVSIYFTPAVLEKSSLTYSLAGGGIGLLVCIVVAFVVYKFKCRHHSGVIKIKADRDEVVENPMYIPAGDSFFYQVSRIIPELPHPSADDATIYSSPYSYGKEAPYDAEKNVSENIYHNVYDDVQCGEFEEDEFWSDFSDEDCEVNSSEVGQSASTL, encoded by the exons atgTTTGGAATTACTTTTGGTGTATTCTTTATTTGGATAATAG GTGTCTTTATAAGTTCGTCAGATGGCGTTGTGCTTAAACTGACTCCTCCGTGCCAGAGAAGATGCACTGTTATTGCTGGGTCCGCTTTCAATATCACGTGTCAACGTTCAGATACTGCTGTGGCATGGTTCACGTGGTACCTTGAAAATGGTCATACACGTGATCGCTCTAATGCGCTAACCCAAACACAGGCATCAGCAACAGAGGGCGTCAACAGTACACTTAGTTTTATTCCTGAAAGAAAACACCATGGATGGAACCTTTACTGTTTGGCAAATTCTATTGAGAATAATCGCTTTATTCATTCAGAGAAACCACGACTACAAGTGTTAT ATGGACCAGAAAAACCCTTGATCAAAGTAGGAGGACAATACATTAACTTAAACACTGTAAGTATAATAGAAGGAAAAAACATCTCCGTAGAGTGCTTGGGAGACAGCAACCCATTGCCCACAGTAACTTGGTACAAAGAAAGTTCTCAACAAAATGGGATGTGGCTTAACTTTACAAACATTGGCCGTCATAGCGATGGGGCATTTAAATGTTCTTTGGAAAATCAAATGAAAGCATCAGACAACAACGAGCGATATGGGAGAAACGAAAGTTATCTAAATTTGGAAATTCTCA cACCACCAACGGCACCTATCATAAGTTACAACGGTAATCACATTCTAAAGAGTATCACCATCATCGAGGGAAAATACTATGACTTTTACTGTACTAGTTCAGGAAAACCATCACCTCAGATTAATTGGCAACTGTTGAATAGAACGACTGAACATCACGTATTACAAATCCGTAATGTTGGCGCATTACAAAACACGACAATCACATGTTGCGCCAAGAACCACATGATACCAGCAGTTGGTGTTCCGGAGCATGGATCGGAATGCACACATCTGAATCTGAATGTTTTAC ATAAACCAAAGTTTGCTTTCAATGACGCGTATGCTGTAACAGAGAACGATTCGTTCAACATAacatgtacaaaacaaaacattaacacggTTATCACGTGGACGAGGCAAGGAGACGAGGATTGGTCAGAGAGCCACAACACAATATACTGGACAGAAGTCAGAAGGGAGAACGCTGGCAATTATACCTGCAAATTTCGATATTCGATCACGGATTCGTTTAATCATTTCATCAGCGGTGACTCTGAATATTCATTCCATTTCAATGTTGAAT ATCCAGCGAGTGTAATTAAGTTTGAGGCTGTGGGACACAGTGACTCTGTCGTTGTAAATGAGAACAAAAGCGTGACCTTCAGATGTAACGCCACAGGGAATCCTAGTCCAACAATACGAATAAAGAACAACAATCGTGTACTAAAGCAACGAAATGCGATTTCTCTCGGAAATAAGGAAATCATGACATGCGCACACACGGGAAAATATTCGTGCTATGCCAGGAATATCATAAACGAAGAAGAGTCAACATCTAAAGACATCGACGTTTTCGTTATgt GCTCACCTCGACCTGCTTCAAACATGCTTTCAGAGTTTAACTTCACGACTACTCTACATTCAACTGTAATACTGAACTTCACAGTGATTGCCTATCCAGAACCAAAGCCTTCAGATTATGTTTGGAAGAAATGTGATGTTGAAGAATCGAATGGAACTTTTCAATGCGTCCCACTTGTTGACGAAAGGCACTTTAACGTCTCGATAGTTAATTTAACCTCGTATCTAACGATTTCAGATTTCACTCAGCATGATATTGGTCGCTATATGTTGTCTGTAGAAAATGGTGTTGGTGACGCATGGAATCAGACGTTCCTCGTCGTGATCAAAG ATAAGCCCGGAGCACCGCTGTTGTTTTATGAAAGCACAGCTCCGCATTCCGTCATTCTAACAACGACTGCAGGCTATAGCGGTGGTATCTCACAGTCAATAATACTCCTTTACAAAAACATACACGCTTCGGAATGGATCAAAGTAGATGCGTTTAGTGATGTTCCAACAAACTATACCTTTTCGTGCACATTGACTGGGTTAGATTCCAACATAAACTACACTGCAATTACATATGCCAGCAATGAATTAGGGAATTCCACAACTGTGTCGATATACTTTACACCTGCGGTACTCGAAAAATCAT CACTGACGTATTCACTTGCTGGCGGCGGTATTGGTTTGTTGGTCTGTATTGTTGTGGCATTTGTGGTTTACAAGTTCAAATGTCGTCATCATAGCGGAGTTATCAAAATCAAAGCGGACAGGG ATGAGGTCGTTGAGAACCCAATGTATATTCCTGCAGGCGATTCTTTTTTCTACCAAGTGTCCAGAATTATTCCAG AATTACCTCATCCTTCGGCGGATGATGCAACAATATACAGCTCTCCATACTCTTATGGG AAAGAAGCACCGTACGATGCAGAGAAAAATGTTTCGGAAAACATTTACCATAACGTTTATGATGATGTTCAATGTGGCGAGTTTGAGGAAGATGAATTCTGGTCTGACTTTAGTGATGAAGATTGCGAGGTCAACTCTTCTGAAGTCGGACAATCAGCCTCAACACTTTGA